GCACGCTAGACCGCAAGAAGGCAGCAAGCCCGCAACGCACACCGGAAACCCCTGAAGCACCCGCAACGCCGACCAAACGAGTGATGGACCGTCGCGTCAGGCCGGACCGTCGGCGGCAACAGCAACCCTTCGAAGGCAAGGACCGCCGTAAACGATCGACCCGTCGAAGTCCCAGCCTCCTGCATCCTCACAACGCGCAACCGATAGCCGCAGAAGATCGGCGGGGAGAACGACTCGACACGTCAGTTTGAGCGTTCCGATGGCATAAAAGGCCAGTTTAAGGGCCACATCAGCTTTTGAGACATTTGTCACACTTGTCGCCCCGATCATTTTTCAGCCTGCCCACGGCCTCCTAAAATGAAAGCTCCAGACAGATAAAGCGCACATGCAACTATCTGGCTGAGCTTACGATCGTCGCCCATAACAATGACAAGAGTGGAAACCGGGGTTATGACCAAAGACACTGGAGACCGCCGTATCAAGAACCGCTACGAGGCGCATTGCCTGCAGGTCCGGCTCAGGGAGCGAGGCTTTTTCGGACGGGAGAAAAACCGCCTGCCAGTCACCTGCCTGGATATCAATCGTTACGGCCTGGCCGTTCTCTCACCGCGCCCGATGGATGCCGGCACACGACTCCTGCTGGATTTCTCGGGCAAGTACATTTCCGAATCACACGTAGCCGCGCGTATTGTCGACTGCCATTCCTACCAGGCGGGCTATCGGCTCGGTATCCAATTCAGCTATTGCCGGAATCGCCACAGTTACTCGCGCGCCGTGGACAACGCACTCTCGCGTATCGAGGGCTTCTACAATCGGCTGGCCGGCTAGCTAGCGCCTAATTCCCGGTTACAGGGCGCCCTCAAAACAGACCGGCATCCAGGCTGGCCGCGACATACATCCCCAGCTCCTCACATTGTTCTTCAAATGCATTCTGATACTCGCCGCGACATAGCACAGGATCGCAGGCCAGACGCCAGCGCAAGCCGGTTGTGATAGATTCGATGGCCCGATGGGTCCCGGTGCCGTCATGGCCGGCACGGATATAGAACGCAAATGGCAATCCCTGGGTTTTCTCCAGGCATGGGTAATAACTGCGGTCGAAGAAATCCTTGAGCGCGCCGCTCATATACCCCAGGTTCTCGGTGGTCCCGAGGATAATCGCATCGCACGCCAATACATCCTCAGGGCCAGCATCCAACGGCGCCATCACCTTTACGTCCACCGCCTCGATATCGGGATTGCGGGCGCCGCGCTCGACCGCCTCTAGCAGCTTACGGGTATTCGGCGATGGTACGTGGGCGACAATCAGTAGGCGTTTGCGGGCTTCCATTCAGTGCGAACTCCAGCTCTCGTTCAGAAGGAGTCCTTTACTCTGCATTTGGTTAGGGGTAGTGACAAGTGCCGAGCGGGCATACGTTACGTGCTAGAGCATTGTATGCGGCTATTTGATGCTTCAACCGGAATACCTCCCTTCACAATTAACCTTGGACTACGCCGTGCCGTAAGGCATAAAACGAAAAAAGAGCCGGCTCCTTTCGGAACCGGCTCTTTCGAAAACAACCCTATACGTCGACTTTAGAGCAACTCGCCACTGGCTTCTGCCGGGGCCTTGGCTTCCTTGTCCTTGCTTTCCGGTTTCGGCATCAGCTTTTCGCGGATCTTGGCTTCGATTTCCGTGGCCATTTCCGGATTCTCTTCCAGGAACTTGCAGGCATTCGCCTTGCCCTGGCCGATCTTGTCGCCGTTATAGCTGTACCATGCGCCGGACTTGTCGACGAAGCCTTCCTTCACACCTAGATCGACCACTTCCGCCATGTGGTAGATACCCTTACCGTACATGATCTGGAATTCAGCCTGCTTGAACGGCGGGGAGACCTTGTTCTTGACCACTTTGACCCGGGTTTCGTTACCCACCACTTCATCGCCTTCCTTCACGGCGCCGATGCGACGGATGTCCAGGCGAACCGAGGAATAGAACTTCAGTGCGTTACCACCGGTCGTGGTTTCGGGGCTGCCGAACATGACGCCAATCTTCATCCGAATCTGGTTGATGAAGACCATCAGGCAGTTGGCGTGCTTGACGTTACCGGTCAACTTACGCAGGGCCTGGGACATCAGGCGTGCCTGCAGCCCCACATGGGAATCGCCCATCTCGCCTTCGATTTCCGCCTTTGGCGTCAGTGCCGCAACGGAGTCGACGATGATCACGTCGATGGCATTGGAACGAACCAACATGTCGGCGATTTCCAGAGCCTGTTCACCGGTGTCAGGCTGGGAGACCAACAGCTCATCCACGTCCACGCCCAGCTTTTCGGCGTAGACCGGATCCAGTGCGTGCTCCGCATCGACGAAGGCACAGGTCTTGCCGGCCTTCTGGGCTTCGGCGATGACCTGCAGGGTCAGCGTGGTTTTGCCGGAACTCTCCGGTCCGTAGATTTCCACGATCCGACCGTATGGCAGGCCGCCAATACCCAGGGCCACGTCCAGGCCCAGTGAACCGGTGGAGACCGCCGGGATGGCTTCACGGGGCTGATCACCCATCTTCATCACGGCGCCCTTGCCGAATTGACGCTCGATCTGGCTCAGTGCCGCGCCCAACGCCTTCTTACGGTTGTCTTCCATCGCTGCGAAAACCTCGTCTTGATGTGCCGCCTGGCGGCATGATCCATAAACCCGGCCGCACCGGGTGAACTGTATATTTGAACAGTATTAAAACATAACGTTGGAAACAGGCCAAGTGCCATGTCCCATGCTATCGAAATAGAGAGACTAGCCCTGCTCCTGCAGGAAACCCCGTACGCCCTGCAGGGCGAACAGGACAGCCTGGCGACGGATGGCGTCGCGGTCGCCGGAAAAGTGTTCGACCACACTTTCGGTATCGGCCGGCGAGCGGCCCCAGGCGAACCAGACAGTGCCGACCGGCTTCTCGTCGGAACCGCCCCCCGGACCCGCCACACCGCTGATGGACACAGCTACTTGCGCACCGGTCGCAGCCAGCGCGCCCGCCACCATCTCCCGAACTACCGGTTCGCTCACCGCCCCATGCTCGGTCAGGGACTTGTCAGTCACTTCCAGCAGGACGCGCTTGGCTTCGTTCGAGTAGGTCACCAGACCACTGTGCACATAGTCCGAACTGCCGGCCCGGTCCGTCAAGGCCTTCGCTACCCAACCGCCCGTGCAGCTTTCCGCGGTGGTTATCATCAACCCACGCTCTCGCAACAGGTCACCGAGCGCGACAGCAGCCTCTTCGAGGACATCATCGGAAATCGACATGGAATAGCCTCCCCGGATATGAGAAAGCCACATTCTTAATGCCTGGATCGCTGCCGTCCACCCCCAACGGACATGGATTTTAGGAGGCAACCGGTCAGGGCTTTGATATGCGGCCGATTTCAGGATGAGGTAATTTTTGCTGCCAGGTGATCGAGCGGCATAACGTCCACTTCGACCTTAAGATCGTGGGCGCCGCCGCCACTCATCAGACCTTTGAGCGGCACCACATCGGCGTAATCCCGACCAAAGGCAATGGTGATATGACGCTCGTCAGGCATTAGATCATTGGTGGGATCGAAATCCACCCAGCCCAATGACGGATCGTAGACGCTGAACCAGGCATGGGAGGCATCGGCGCCGACCAGACGTTCCCGTCCCGGCGGCGGTATGGTTTCCAGGTAACCGCTGACATAGCAGGCCGGAATTCCCAGAGAACGCAGCGCGCTGATCGCCACATGGGCGAAGTCCTGGCAAACACCCCGTCGCTCCTTAAGCACCGTGTGCACCGGCGTCGCGAGGGTTGTAAAACCCGGGTCATAGGTAAACTCGCTGAAAATCCGATGGGTCAACCGTCGGGCGCCTTCCAGCAACGGCAAACCCGGTTCGAAGATGCCGCGTGCAAAGTCGGCCATGACCTCATCAGTCGGCGCCATGCGCGTGCCGACGCGAAGCATGCGGGCCTGCAACCCAAGCCGATCCCGGCTCTGGTCGAGGGTTTTCAGCGCTTCTTCCCAAGGCATCGACCGGGCAGGGGCGTCCGACAACCCTCGAGGCATTACGTCCACCTGACTGGTGACTTTGACACTCATCTTCCTGTGGACGGTATTGACGTGAAAGAAGGTATAAAGATTGCCGAAAAAATCCGGGTGATTGTAGAGACTGCTCGGATTCGGCGTCACCGACAGCCGACTGGACTCGATCTTCTGGTACAGCAGGCCGCGGGGTAATAAACACCCCCGGTTATAGCTGTTTGCGATGTCCTGCTCGTACTTGTAGCGGGTAATGTGGGTGATGCGGTATTTCATTGCGCAGGCACCTCACACATCGTCGATCGGACGCGGAATATCCGCGTGGTTGAAGTATGCCAGCGTGATCGCCTCGGACAGCTTGCTCAGCAGGTTGTTGATGCGCGTGAGCAGTTCGTCCAACTGTGGCGAGGGTTCGCCGGATTCGCTGATCAGTGCTTCCAGGTCGACCAGTTGCAGAGTGGAAACCAACTCAACCATCAAGCGCTGCTCCGCGTTCAGGCCAGTGAGCGTGGAATCACGCTCCGGCAGCAGATTCACCTGCCGTTTGAGACGGGCGCATTGGTAGCCCACCGAACGCGGCGTGCCTTCGTCCAGCAACAGCAGGTCGATGATGGCCACCGGATGCAGCTCCGTGCGGTAGCGCCGGCGGTACGTCATTAAAGTGTCCGCCATACGCAGCACCGCTTCCATCAGCGCCGCCGGTGGGCGCGGATACTTCACGAAAACCTTGTGCAGCAACGCGGTGGTCTGCTGGGCGCGCTCGATGTGCTGGCCAATATCCATGAATCGCAGGGTCTGGGTACGGCTCATGGTTTCGTTGTTAAGTCCGTAGATCGCGGACTGGAGCAGAATGATTTCATCCAATGCCCGATCCATACGCGAGGTGGAACCCCGGGCCGGAAACTGGTTCAAGGCACTTTGTAGCCGTTCGAGCACATACCAGGTGTCTTCACTGAAGTATTCACGCACGGACTGGGCGTTCATGATCAGCGCCTGCAATACCGCCAACAGGCCGTCCTTGCGCTCATAGAGGAAGAGCCCGGTCAACTGGTGGGTCAACTCCTCCATAAACTCCGTGGGCATGAACACACCGCCATTGATGGTGCAGGCGAATTCAACCAACGGGGTCAGGGTCGGCACCTGCTCATTTCGGGACAGGGTGCTGACGAGGGGCAGGGATGCACGCATGGCACGGCAGGCCAGGTTCAGCCGTTCGCTGTACCGCCCGAGCCAGAAGAGGTGATCCGCCACACGACTGGGCAGCAAGCCGGTCTTTCGCGATAGCCTCACGCTGGTCATCGTGTTGTGTAGCAGACTGATAGGGCTATCGTCCGGACTCTGTAGCCAGACATCCTTGGCCATGAATTTTGTGCCAAGACCTAACTGCAGTTGCAACGACTGTTCGTGGCAGCGGGCCAGCCCGCCCGGGAGGATCTTGTCGCCTTCAGCGTGACGCAGGACGAAACTACGCAGGGCGACATTGCGGGCCTGCACTTCCCGCTTCTGCCATACCGGTAACGTACTCAACGGCAGGATACGGCGTGCCACGAACCGCTGGGGTTCCTCGGCAATACGGTCCGCCAGCCCCTCCCGCTCGCGGCGACTGGCATTGGCATAGGTGATCAGCTTGCCTGGCTTTTCCAGGTCATGGATGACCATATCGATCAACTCGTCCAACACTATCTGGCGCTGCTCCGGATCGCCACACCAATAGGCTTCGACCGAAGGCAGGATCAACGACTCATCCAGCAGATGGCGACACAGGGTCTCCATGTAAGGGAGCAACGCGCCGCCGTCGACCAGTGCGCTGCCCGGCGGGTTGCAGCACAGCAAATTACCCTGCCGAATGGTCTGCAGCAGGCCCGGACTACCCGCAATATCGCTGTCCAGCTCCAATGGATCGCTAAGGTAGTCCGGCATGTAACGGAGCAAGGCGTCCACCGGCTGCAAGCCGCTCAGGGTCTTCAGCCAGATGCGTCCCTCGCGGAACATCAAATCCGCGCCATGGACCAACGCCAGGTCCAGGTAGTTGGCCAGGAAGGCATGTTCGAAATATTGCCCGTCCCGGTAGTTGCGGGTCATGAGGCCGATCAGAGGTTCACTGGCGTAGGGAATCTGGGGCACCAGGGCGCGTTGCAGATCCTTGAAGAAGTTGGCTAGGTGGCGTTTGTCGAATCGTTGGGTCAGTTCCGGGACGACCTGGTTGATGGCTACCCGATTCTCGAGGACATAGCCGAGCCCGCCAGGCGCCTGGGAGCAATCACCATAGACGGTCATACGCCCCTGGGCATCGCGTCCCATATCGCAGCCAAGCATCACCAGCCAGTCCATATCGTCTGGCAGCAAGCCGTGGCAGGGTAACAGGAAGCTTGCATTGCTATAGATGAGTTCCGGCGGCAGAATGCCGTCCTGGAGCAATTTCTGCGGCCCGTAGAGATCCCGTAACACCGCGGATAGCAAGCGCCGACGCTGGGCCAGGC
The window above is part of the Marinobacter nanhaiticus D15-8W genome. Proteins encoded here:
- a CDS encoding circularly permuted type 2 ATP-grasp protein yields the protein MTRLDARLSLEDIRQSYQCPSRAMDEWLPRAEDSGWSQVLGWLMEQGGDVLGALSSDLQHQLREHGATFDPQHQQNRTLDLIPWLFDLEEWETVEAGLAQRRRLLSAVLRDLYGPQKLLQDGILPPELIYSNASFLLPCHGLLPDDMDWLVMLGCDMGRDAQGRMTVYGDCSQAPGGLGYVLENRVAINQVVPELTQRFDKRHLANFFKDLQRALVPQIPYASEPLIGLMTRNYRDGQYFEHAFLANYLDLALVHGADLMFREGRIWLKTLSGLQPVDALLRYMPDYLSDPLELDSDIAGSPGLLQTIRQGNLLCCNPPGSALVDGGALLPYMETLCRHLLDESLILPSVEAYWCGDPEQRQIVLDELIDMVIHDLEKPGKLITYANASRREREGLADRIAEEPQRFVARRILPLSTLPVWQKREVQARNVALRSFVLRHAEGDKILPGGLARCHEQSLQLQLGLGTKFMAKDVWLQSPDDSPISLLHNTMTSVRLSRKTGLLPSRVADHLFWLGRYSERLNLACRAMRASLPLVSTLSRNEQVPTLTPLVEFACTINGGVFMPTEFMEELTHQLTGLFLYERKDGLLAVLQALIMNAQSVREYFSEDTWYVLERLQSALNQFPARGSTSRMDRALDEIILLQSAIYGLNNETMSRTQTLRFMDIGQHIERAQQTTALLHKVFVKYPRPPAALMEAVLRMADTLMTYRRRYRTELHPVAIIDLLLLDEGTPRSVGYQCARLKRQVNLLPERDSTLTGLNAEQRLMVELVSTLQLVDLEALISESGEPSPQLDELLTRINNLLSKLSEAITLAYFNHADIPRPIDDV
- a CDS encoding flavodoxin family protein; this encodes MEARKRLLIVAHVPSPNTRKLLEAVERGARNPDIEAVDVKVMAPLDAGPEDVLACDAIILGTTENLGYMSGALKDFFDRSYYPCLEKTQGLPFAFYIRAGHDGTGTHRAIESITTGLRWRLACDPVLCRGEYQNAFEEQCEELGMYVAASLDAGLF
- the recA gene encoding recombinase RecA; its protein translation is MEDNRKKALGAALSQIERQFGKGAVMKMGDQPREAIPAVSTGSLGLDVALGIGGLPYGRIVEIYGPESSGKTTLTLQVIAEAQKAGKTCAFVDAEHALDPVYAEKLGVDVDELLVSQPDTGEQALEIADMLVRSNAIDVIIVDSVAALTPKAEIEGEMGDSHVGLQARLMSQALRKLTGNVKHANCLMVFINQIRMKIGVMFGSPETTTGGNALKFYSSVRLDIRRIGAVKEGDEVVGNETRVKVVKNKVSPPFKQAEFQIMYGKGIYHMAEVVDLGVKEGFVDKSGAWYSYNGDKIGQGKANACKFLEENPEMATEIEAKIREKLMPKPESKDKEAKAPAEASGELL
- the pncC gene encoding nicotinamide-nucleotide amidase, which gives rise to MSISDDVLEEAAVALGDLLRERGLMITTAESCTGGWVAKALTDRAGSSDYVHSGLVTYSNEAKRVLLEVTDKSLTEHGAVSEPVVREMVAGALAATGAQVAVSISGVAGPGGGSDEKPVGTVWFAWGRSPADTESVVEHFSGDRDAIRRQAVLFALQGVRGFLQEQG
- a CDS encoding PilZ domain-containing protein encodes the protein MTKDTGDRRIKNRYEAHCLQVRLRERGFFGREKNRLPVTCLDINRYGLAVLSPRPMDAGTRLLLDFSGKYISESHVAARIVDCHSYQAGYRLGIQFSYCRNRHSYSRAVDNALSRIEGFYNRLAG
- a CDS encoding transglutaminase family protein; amino-acid sequence: MKYRITHITRYKYEQDIANSYNRGCLLPRGLLYQKIESSRLSVTPNPSSLYNHPDFFGNLYTFFHVNTVHRKMSVKVTSQVDVMPRGLSDAPARSMPWEEALKTLDQSRDRLGLQARMLRVGTRMAPTDEVMADFARGIFEPGLPLLEGARRLTHRIFSEFTYDPGFTTLATPVHTVLKERRGVCQDFAHVAISALRSLGIPACYVSGYLETIPPPGRERLVGADASHAWFSVYDPSLGWVDFDPTNDLMPDERHITIAFGRDYADVVPLKGLMSGGGAHDLKVEVDVMPLDHLAAKITSS